In Salvelinus sp. IW2-2015 linkage group LG3, ASM291031v2, whole genome shotgun sequence, the DNA window aaaactggggcccctcaggggtatgtACTTAGTCCCcacctgcactccctgttcacccacgactgcatggccaaacatgactccaacaccatcgttaagtttgctgacgacacaacagtggtaggcctgatcaccaacaacgaggagacagcctatagggaggaggtcagagaactggccgtgtggtgccaggacaacaacctccccccTCAAAGTAAGcaagacaaagtagctgatcgtggacttcagtagAAGGCGggacgaacaggcccccattaacatcaatggggctgtagtggagcgggatgagagtttcaagttccttggtgtccacatcaccaacgaactatcatggtccaaacacaccaagactgtcatgaagagggcatgacaaaaccttttccccctcaagagactgaaaagacttggcatgggtccccagatcctcaaaaagttcagctgcaccatcgagagcatcctggccggttgcatcaccgcctggtatggcaactgctcgacatctgaccataaggtgccacagagggtagtgcgtacggcccagtacatcactggggccaagcttcctgccatccaggacctatatactaggcggtgacagaggaaagcccataaaattatcagagacttcagtcacccaagtcatagactgctttctctgctaccgcatagcaagctgtaccggagtgccaggtctaggaccaaaaggctccttaacagcttctacccccaagccataagactcctgaacaattaattaaatggccaccagactatttacattgaccccccaatttgttttgtacactgctgctactcgctgtttatctatgcatagtcacttcaccccactTAGCCCCTGTATAtgtcggtaccccctgtatatagcctcgttattgttattttattgtgttactttttataattttttactttagtttatttggtcaatatttcttaactctttttgaactgcactgttggtgcagttcaagtcatcatctcatctgtaTAGTGCTGCTGCCTATGCTTCTGACAAAATCCCTATTTTATAAATTCTTCTAAGTAAATAATGCATACTTCTATGAATGCTGATTTCCCACTATCAATCAactagatcatgtattttcaggtagagataccttgcAAAGCAAGTGCTTTTTACCCCTCTCATCCGTTCTCTGCCTCGTCGACGAGGACTCCGTGTCTGCTCCACACAGACTGGACAAGCAAGGCGCGCAATGGATTAGGGTCATTGTATTTAATTACACCATTTTCTGTGGTAaaatatgtagaatattggcctgttggaaattAAAACTCtttactacatcgcacagttcgggcttgatctgatttatctctacagaaactgaAAAAACCCTGTACAAAATGGAAttatggttcctctctaggtttcttcctaggttttggcctttctagggagtttttcctagccaccgtgcttctacacctgcattgcttgctgtttggggttttaggctgggtttctgtacagcacttcgagatattagctgatgtacgaagggctatataaaataaacttgattaaaTTCAAAAAATGTAACAGAAATTTGgtaaattagttgtttaaaaaacaaaaaagagcaaacattttggttaatcgctcagcattaTTGTTTGCATGAAATGTTTACATGATAGGCATATAAGACATTTACTGTCTTAGATAAGTTGATAAGTCTGCATCATAAATGACTGGGTGACAGGTAGCATAAGGTATGAAAGAGGTACTACAGAAAGTAATTTTACTGGATTAAACTATGGGAACCCTACACATAACATTTTCTTATTCAAGAACAACTAGCGTAGTAATCAAATGTGCTTCAATATCTTTATATTGTTACCAATTATggcaatattctctggtctgatgaaaccaagattgaactctgtggcctgaatgccaagtatcacatctggaggaaacctggcaccttccctatggtgaagcatgttggtggcagcatcatgctgtggagatgttttgaagcggcagggactgggagactagtcaggatcaagggaaagatgaacggaccaaagtacagagagaacctttatgaaaacctgctccagagcgctcaggacctcagactggggtgaaggttcaccttccaacaggacaacgacccgaagcacacagacaagacaacgcaggagtggctttgggacaagtttctgaatgtccttgagtggctcagccagagcccggacttgaacccgatcaaacatctctggcgagacatgaaaatagctgtacagcgatgctccccatccaacctgacagagcttgagaggatctacagagaagaatgggagaaactccccaaatacaggtgtgccaaactccccaaatacaggtgtgccaaactccccaaatacaggtgtgccaagcttgtagcatcatacgcAAGaggattcgaggctgtaatcgtggccaaacgtgcttcaacaaagtattcagtttttattttgaatacattttccaaaatgtccactgtaaatggcacagattaactatcttgggttagttataaatatatttagtaGAGAGGCTGGTGTAAGCAGGACTATATTGGAATAGCAGCAATCCTAATACCTTTAATTGTTGATtaccaaaaaatataaataataattcaGATTTATTTGAACAGGGAGTCATGCTAAGACCAAAGTCTATTTTAAAGATGAACcctgtatacacatcaatatacagttCATAAGCACATCCATATACATAGTGCACACATCAATATACAAAAAGCTAAACACAGTCatagaaaacaaatacattcttcagtaaaaaggtcctcaatcagccttttgaattgccctagaggcccCAATTTATCCAACTTTAGAGAGCCTTGGAGARCTTTCCACAAGTAAAGTTCAAGATAACTAAAATCAGATTTACCTAACTCATTGGAGATCGAAGGgatctccagagttagccatccccgagaccgggtctggtatctCGTACATCTGTAAGTTAACAATGAAGTACAGTAAGTACGGCGGAGGTTTATACAGGAGGTATTTATAAGCAAAAAGAGTGCAATGCATCGATCTACAAAACTTCaaagagggccagcctactttctgatacagaatgcagtgaCGCATATTGAATCTATCGCCCGTAATTACGCGTGATTATGataccagggttggggagtaactgattacgtGTAATCAGTtgcatgtaatctgattacaaaaaaaaaaacagtaactgAAACCATTTCGTTTCCACCAAAAATAGTGTAATCAGYttacagatacttttgaaaaacaaaatgattacttcttggattaKtgttaaattcagaaaggatgtttgcaaaggCTTTCTACAAAGCAATGAAGGACAAATTGAAACTCCAAAAGAGCCTGGTCAACCGTTGGGGCAATAGGCCATAACCAAcaacagtgtcatctgcatacaggtgtatgttaaaaaaaaaagctaataaACCAACATTGTTTATACAGACAGTAAAAAAGTACAGGACCTAAAATTGACTCTGGGGAGTAGATAAAGggctcattgccaaaatcccgaagtattcCTTCAACACCAAGGTTGCAGCTGAGATGGTGCTATGACCCAGCCAAACTGGGACACTTGCATCTCGTAGCTCGGAATGCATCTCGTAGCTGGGAATGCATCTCGTAGCTTGGAATGCATCTCGTAGCTTGGAATGCATCTCGTAGCTTGAAGATCGTAGTGACATTTGATGATATCTCTAACATTTTTGCTTGGCAAGACCTCTTTCGAGATAGGTGTGATGCGATAATTTTGGCAGATTAAAAAACTGCGCAATTACTCCGCAATCAGGGGAGCAGAAAGATGCAGCAAGAAAGGATCAAGCAAATCAGCTGCAgcggatttttttttacatcaattttaaGCAAGTCATCATGCACATGAAAACAAAGTTTACAAAATTGGTACGGGGAACATTTTTCcctctaaaaatatatatgttaaaacacatcaaaacacaattcCTAAGAGCAACATTACAAAACCTATTCCAGGGATGCGGGTCTCTCCCACCAGTCGggctctgagagagagggagagaacagaaatacagtcaggtccaaaaatATTTGGAAAGTGACAATTTTGTGTTGTAAAGTAGTCAAAAGATTAGTATTTGgacccatattcctagcacgcaatgactacatcaagctttttcagtgtaaacttaaacgactCAAACcggatataaagtatgtagaaaagataatgggggcaaaatatttttaaataacataaTCTTTGAGaattaacaatcaccaaaataaaaattctgaaatctgaaattccaaaaatgtcatggcatggggcACCATTGATTTTGCTATAATGtttagtcactcagatagcattaGAACAAGGCGTAACCCATGGCAAAAATGtgataattgcaggaaatttgctatAAAATTGAAAAGTTTTTGGTATGAGGAGAGCCCTCTAAAGCTGTGCCATTGACCACAcccactacttttttttttttacactaaaagtgactccaaaatgatacaatacattatttaccattaatttctattggcacaaaataatctgaaacaaccaaaacaaactacaagtttgtagagtccacgagcttgatgaagtcattgcgtgctaggaatatgagaCCAATTACTAAACTTtcgactactttaatacacacatGTGAATTTGTTTcaaatacttttggttccctGAAATGGGGGACTAGTACAAAAGTGTTgcaatttctaaacagttcacctcaaattgaagctgacagtctgcactttaactcaAATCTAAAGTGCTaggtacagagccaaaacaacacaaatgTGTCATTGTCCAATTACTTTGGGACCTCACTGTAAGACAAACACTGTTCTCAAAAAAAACAGCAGAAAGCTTGACCAGTGTAAGAACTCCCTGCCCATAGATTGATGAATTCACCACTGTTTTTCTGGTCAGATCATGTGTTCCGGGAAAGAATCCTGGCCCTAGAAGTGACCGTACCTTGGCATCTCTCCGTCACAACCCGAAAGGCTTTAGAGAGCCCATTGCTGGCAGTACAGTTGAAGGTGGCATTTCTGTTGGGGCTGTAAGACGTCCAGACGACAGAGACGTTGGTGTTGGGATTCCCCCTCCAGAAGGCATCCTCAAACGCAGCCTCTGGTTCCCAGGAGAGGTGGGTGTCCTTCACTGAAGAAGAGCACTGAAGAGCCATCACACAATGGCTGTCCTTCAACATGCTGAAGACCTTACGGACGCTGGGCTTGCTGAGACGCTCTGGacatttgaacagaaatacaggaAGCTCTCGTGaatagaaaacacattttccAGAAACAAAACTGGGAATACAATATGAATACAGTAGAGTTGTTCCACCAAATGAGtaccttttgcatccctttgatatttMAATTAGAAATTGTGCGCAAATATTTTGTTTRAAAAGCCTTTTATAAGAAtaagacctcataaaaaatgCAATAAATCTGTGAGAAAGTGCCAAAATTCTGAATTTTGACACGTCCCTCTGGGCACTCTGTGATTTCTAGATAGATTTCAACATAATTAACCCCAACCCCAAAAgtgttcaccatcattgtaaagccctagttattttgttgctttaacaaattttatttctgaagattattattaatTTCATATGATTAGTGATTCATCTTATCACATGAAACGTCTGTCCCTCatgttaaggtcaaccctgttacgtgaactgaactttCGTTTTAATAWTGTGaaactattcatattttttcGAKagaaacattgaacatctaatattGAAATCATAATGTAAAAGCAGgcgagctggttctactctttttggcctttttctggtgttttgtggtggaaaactgagtgggtcgagcataacacgtcaaccctgttacccatagatagacagactAGAAATgtttaacaatacatttttgggggggtgaagcttgcattcaattgccatttTGGGACCCTTGGGTTCTGGGCTCACTTGCGCCGGCAAATCTTATCGAAGTCCTACAGAGTGCACCTTTAATACGGGTACATTGTTGTGATTGAGAGCCTTACCTGTCACAGTGAGCTGGACACGTACGTTATGCTGCTCTCCCTTAATGTCTTGAAGGAGAACCGAGTAAACCAGGGCATCCCCTATCCTCACATCTCTTATCTCTAAGTCCCCGGAGGAGATGTTGAGTCTTAGACGACCCAGAAACTGCCAGAAACGGTCTATTCTGAAAGTCTGTGGTTCTTTCCTGTACGTTGCAATCCAGGTGTTGTTGCTGAATATAGACCACTCTATCTTGAWCAAGATCCAGGATGAGTTGGCTCCAGAAGACAAGGTGACAGAATCTCCCAGGTAACCAGTGGTACCTCCCATCACCACTGAAACATAATGGAATGGAATGATTGTCCTGATGGTGGTGATATCATGTATAGTAATATACACAGAATTAGATAGAACAGAATTCAAATATGTATCCTTATGGTAATAACagagatcatcatcatcattatcatcatcaattGCTTCAATATTCTGAGAGTATAAACATAAATTATTattcagttgaaataaataactGGATTTGTGATAGCTGTCATTTTAATGAGATAGTATATAATTTAGGACAATTTAGAATTTGCTTTCcgtttctgttttctatttcggTCATGGGTCATGGGTCAAGATGTAGGCAATACGTATCAATGGAGGTTTGAAATCTTAACCTGAAACAAATTGTATCAAAAGTGGTCAAAWTAGCCTAAACTACTTCATACTAGATGTGATATGGACTGATGAAAGGTTACGTATACCTTGATCTTCGGTACACCAGTAGAGTTCAAAAAGCAAATTGATAAAGGTGACATCATAGCCTTTATCAGGGTTTGGGGTCAGTCCCATTTTATTCAGATGATTTAATTCAAGAATGgaaaatgtacatacagttgaagtcagaagtttacatacaccttagccaaatacatttaaactaagtttttcacaatttctgacatttaatcctattaattccctgttttaggtcagttaggatcacctctttattttaagaacgtgaaatgtcagaataatagtagagagaatgaatttatttcagcttcacattcccatttctttcatcacattcccagtgggtcagaagtttacatacactcaattagtatttggtagcattgcctttaataaatgttttaacttgggtcaaacgtttcaggtagccttcccacaagattcccacaataagttgggtgaattttggcccttcctccgacagagctggtgtaactgagtcaggtttgtaggcctcattccttgcacacgcttttcagttctgcccacaaacgttcaataggattgaggtcagggctttgtgatggccactccaataccttgactttgttgtccttaggccattttgcacaactttggaaatatggttggggtcattgtccatttggaagacccatttgcgaccaagctttaacttcctgactgatgtcttgagatgttgcttcaatatatccacataattttccatcctcatgaagccatctagtttgtgaagtgcaccagtccctcctgcagcaaagcacccccacaacatgatgctgccacccgtgcttcacggttgggatggtgttcttcggcttgcaagcctccccctttttcctccaaacataacgatggtcattatggccaaacagttctatttttgtttcatcagaccagaggacatttctccaaaaagtacaatctttgtccccatgtgcagttgcaaaccgtcgtCTGGCTTTgtgatggtggttttggagcagtggcttcttccttgctgagcggcctttcaggttatgtcaatataggactcgttttactgtagatactttttgtacctgtttcctccagcatcttcacaaggtcctttgctgttgttctgggattgatttgcactttttgcacacaAGGGAGGTGGACATTCAATCTCCTAGGAGagagaacacgtctccttcctgagcagtatgacggctgcgtggtcacatggtgtttatacttgcatactattttttgtatagatgaacgtggtactatcaggcgtttggaaattgctcccaaggatgaaccatacttgtggaggtctacaattttgtggAGGTCTTGTGGTTTTCTTctgactttcccatgatgtcaagcaaagaggcactgactcaAATTACgtaaattagtctatcagaaaagccatgacatcattttctggaattttccaagctgtttaaaggtagtcaacttagtgtaagtaaacttctgacccactgaaattgtgatagtgaattataagtgaaataatctgtctgtaaacaattgttggaaaaatgacttgtgtcatgcacaaagtagatgagctaaccgacttgccaacaatatagtttgataacaagaaagttgtggagaagttgaaaaacgagttttaatgactccaacctaagtgtatgtaaacttccgacttcaactgtacatttttaatGAGGATTTCCTTTAAATTCTTGTAAtgtaatttcaattgacttactTGATTGAAACAgaattgacctcaaccctgcCTCTCTCGTCACTCATTACTTCAAAGGATTAACAATGACAGACTTTTAGAGAGACCCTCAATGCAATCAAGCAAAATGTAAAAGTAAGCAGCCTACCTGGTAAGATTGTAAGAAGAGCGATAACTACACATGCCATATTGAAATGGGACTTTCAAAATGGATACTGTTTCCGCCTTCTAGAYACAAGTGTGAAGCACAGGCTACATCCTCTTTTCTTTGTGGTTTGGCTTCCGCTTTGTTCACATACTTGTCAAAAAACAGTTTGTCAAAGTCATCTACAGTATAAATTATCATTCCAATATTACAATAAATTGAaatatgagacagagagagacaggggtgggAAGGGCACATAGCATCATATCACGAGAGATCKTTTATTTTAAAAGGCCGTAACAATTTAGTCCTAAAATGATGAAATTTGAAAAACATTCACATCACAACTGCAAtctacaaatgtatttacaacaTGAAGTGAtactaaaaaatataaaatgcagttcttatgtagaaaaaaataaaacaaagctGCCATTGTCTCAAACATATGGTACACATATAAAAAGATAAAACCATTTGTATACAACATAGGAGACAGACTACAGCAGCTCTAAGCTGCCGAAGAGCACAAGAACCGTTGTTTGTGCTGGACCCATAAGGKCTGTCACACTTATGTTCACCTCAGAGCCTTGAATCGAACAAAWCATATCTTAAACCGCACACTCAAGTACAggttaataaaaacaaatatgttgGTTTGTGTGTTTAGGCATGGTCAAATGTTCAGAACAGTACACATGACTATGGCTGTGTTCCaattgtctctctttcttccaaAAAATGACTTCTTCACTGACTTGAtgactggtataagaaatatggtggaaactcccactAGCCCTAGCCTRCACCAAGGCAATGCTTTTGATGGGAAGTAGTAaatgagtgcacacttcaggagaaatgAGATAWTATTGGGACTCAGCCCTATATCTGATATGGACCTTTATTTGGCACGAAAAACTAAAACAACCTCTCATATCATGACATGCCAATAGGTTCAGTCWGTTTTTTGTATCTGTTCCTTCTTCATTATAAAACCYACACTGGAATACACATCAAAAGTCCCCAACATAACATCCATTAATTAACGTCACAAAAAATATCCCAAACATTTAATTTCTTATGAAAATCAGCTGGTCAGTGTTTCAACTAAACATTCATCAGCTGTCCCTAGAACAACRCACTTCCTTTAGACCAGGGTCAGATTTTGTCCAATGAAAATGGTTCCACTGTCAGGAAGCTGTCAGTTTATTTGTCGATTCAGTGATTCCAATCACCTGATTGGTTGACGTCGTAGCTAATTTGCAACTTTTGCAAGCYCATAARTTTTCTAGTTKTTTTTTTTWTTTTTATCAAGTCTTCCTATTCACATTTATCTTTCATCTTTTATCAGTTCATTGGTTAGTAATGTAGTAATGTCAACTTCAAATAATGCGGTCCAGTTA includes these proteins:
- the LOC111952684 gene encoding SLAM family member 8-like, whose amino-acid sequence is MACVVIALLTILPVVMGGTTGYLGDSVTLSSGANSSWILXKIEWSIFSNNTWIATYRKEPQTFRIDRFWQFLGRLRLNISSGDLEIRDVRIGDALVYSVLLQDIKGEQHNVRVQLTVTERLSKPSVRKVFSMLKDSHCVMALQCSSSVKDTHLSWEPEAAFEDAFWRGNPNTNVSVVWTSYSPNRNATFNCTASNGLSKAFRVVTERCQGTVMVGETRIPGIGFVMLLLGIVF